The genomic interval CGTGGACTGGCGACCCGTTTCGTGCCGCAAACGTCCTGCGGCGCAGACTCCTAGACCGGATCGACCGGACCAATGTCGCGCGCCTGCGGGTGGCCTGGCGGCGGCCGGCCATCGATGCGTCGTTGACCGAGCCGTTTCCCGAGTTGGAGCCGTCCGGCTACCTGCGGGCCACCCCGATCCTGATCGACGGGGTCCTCTACGCGTCGAATGCCGTCGGCCTCGTCGAGGCGTTCGATCCGGGCACCGGCGAGACCCTCTGGCTGCAGCGGCCGCCGCTCCCGACGCTGGCGGGGGTGGCGGGCCGCGGGGTTCACGGCGTGGCGTTCTGGTCGGAGGGTGCGGACCGGCGCATCTTCTCGTTCCGCAACCGGTTCCTGTATGCACTCGACGCGGAGACGGGGGAGTCGATAGCCGGGTTCGGCAACGGCGGCCGCGTCGATCTGACCCCTGCCGGTGCAACGACCGCCCGCGGCGGGGCGAGCCCGATCGTGGTGGGCGACGTCATCGTGGTGGCGGGTGTGGTGGACGGCGCCGGCGACAGCGGCGTGCGCTGGCGCAACAGCGCGTCGGAGAACGTGCGGGGCTACCACGCGCGGACCGGCGCGCTGCGGTGGACGTTCCACGTGGTGCCGCGTCCGGGCGAGCTCGGCGCCGATACCTGGGGCGCGGGTTCCCTCGGGGCGTCGGGCGACCTCGGGTCGTGGTGCTGCCTCAGCGCCAACCCCGAGCTGGGATACGTCTACGTGCCGCTTACCGCGCCGACCGCCGCCTACTACGGCGGCCACCGGCCCGGCGACAACCTCTTCTCCAACAGCCTGGTCGCGCTCGACGCCGCCACCGGCGAGCGGGTCTGGCACTTCCAGATGGTGCATCACGACCTGTGGGAGTACGACACGGTGGGGCCCCCGACACTGGGGGAGATTACCGTCGACGGCCGCCGCATCCGCGCCGTGATGCAGCCGAGCAAGACCGGATTCCTGTACGTGTTCGACCGGGAGACGGGTGAGCCTGTCTGGCCGATCGAGGAGCGCCCCGTGCTGCCGTCGACCGTGCCGGGCGAGCGGGCGTCGCCGACCCAGCCGTTTCCGACGAAGCCGCCGCCGTTCGCGCACCAGGGCGTCAGCGAGGAGGACCTGATCGACTTCACGTCGGACCTCGAGGAGCAGGCCCGAGCCGTCGCCGACCGTTTCGTCCTCGGACCCCTCTTCACGCCGCCATCGGTCGTCAGCGACGAGCCCGGCGGCGCCGACGGTACTTTGGCCCTCCCCGGCTCGTGGGGATCGGGCAACTGGAACACCGGCGCGTTCGATCCCGAGACCGGCTTCTACTACGCCTTCTCGCACCTCGTCCCGCGCGTCTACCGGCTGGCGGACGCCTCCGGGGAGGAGAACGCCGAGATGGCGTACCACAGCCCGAACCGCGACGCGCCGTACCTGGACGGCATCCCGCTGATCAAGCCGCCCTGGGGCCGAATCTCGGCGTTCGACATGAACCGCGGGGAGCTCATATGGCGG from Acidobacteriota bacterium carries:
- a CDS encoding PQQ-binding-like beta-propeller repeat protein, with translation WTGDPFRAANVLRRRLLDRIDRTNVARLRVAWRRPAIDASLTEPFPELEPSGYLRATPILIDGVLYASNAVGLVEAFDPGTGETLWLQRPPLPTLAGVAGRGVHGVAFWSEGADRRIFSFRNRFLYALDAETGESIAGFGNGGRVDLTPAGATTARGGASPIVVGDVIVVAGVVDGAGDSGVRWRNSASENVRGYHARTGALRWTFHVVPRPGELGADTWGAGSLGASGDLGSWCCLSANPELGYVYVPLTAPTAAYYGGHRPGDNLFSNSLVALDAATGERVWHFQMVHHDLWEYDTVGPPTLGEITVDGRRIRAVMQPSKTGFLYVFDRETGEPVWPIEERPVLPSTVPGERASPTQPFPTKPPPFAHQGVSEEDLIDFTSDLEEQARAVADRFVLGPLFTPPSVVSDEPGGADGTLALPGSWGSGNWNTGAFDPETGFYYAFSHLVPRVYRLADASGEENAEMAYHSPNRDAPYLDGIPLIKPPWGRISAFDMNRGELIWRVANGRGLRDHPALRGLDLPPLGIASRPVTLVTATLLFIGEGGNVFGGIQENMWGPTFRAYDKATGSVVWEMELPAGTTGGPMTYLHEGRQYIVVPVGGRDRPAEWVALALP